A window from Culex pipiens pallens isolate TS chromosome 3, TS_CPP_V2, whole genome shotgun sequence encodes these proteins:
- the LOC120427434 gene encoding protein unc-50 homolog: MKYSTSPTPSRSNSSLLGGPSRTTSPLPPPANYRNDCMSATNKSYKYLRRFVKFDQMDFEFAMWQMLYLFIAPKKVYRNVNYRKQTKSQFARDDPAFLVLLVACLCVTSIGFAWVLSLGIGQSILFMLYVVFVDCILCGMVVATLLWFVTNRYLRDRNSDTDIEWGYAFDVHLNAFFPPLILLHFIQLFFYHPLISHDWFVSTFIGNSIWLAALSYYIYITFLGYNVVPNLKNTRIILVTLPLLFVFYIVTLIIHWNLSVSLMYFYHYRVL; this comes from the exons ATGAAGTACTCAACGTCGCCGACGCCCTCGCGCAGCAACAGCTCCCTGCTGGGGGGACCATCGCGGACCACCTCACCTTTGCCACCGCCGGCCAACTATCGGAACGACTGCATGTCGGCGACCAACAAGAGCTACAAATACCTCCGGCGGTTCGTCAAGTTCGACCAGATGGACTTTGAGTTTGCAATGTGGCAGATGCTGTACCTCTTCATTGCCCCCAAGAAAGTTTACCGGAACGTCAACTACCGTAAAC AAACGAAATCACAATTTGCCAGAGACGACCCAGCCTTTCTTGTCCTGCTCGTGGCTTGTTTGTGTG TAACATCCATTGGATTCGCGTGGGTTCTCAGCCTAGGAATCGGCCAGAGCATTCTGTTTATGCTGTACGTCGTGTTTGTGGACTGCATCCTGTGCGGAATGGTGGTGGCCACCCTGCTTTGGTTCGTTACGAACCGTTATCTGCGGGACCGCAACTCGGACACCGACATCGAGTGGGGTTACGCGTTCGACGTGCACCTGAATGCGTTCTTCCCGCCGCTGATTTTGCTGCATTTCATCCAGCTGTTCTTCTACCATCCCCTCATCAGTCACGATTGGTTCGTCTCGACGTTCATCGGCAACAGCATCTGGCTGGCGGCACTGAGTTATTACATCTACATTACCTTCCTGGGTTACAACGTGGTGCCGAATTTGAAAAATACGCGAATCATTTTAGTCACGCTGCCGCTGCTGTTTGTGTTTTACATCGTGACGCTTATCATACATTGGAATTTAAGCGTGTCTCTGATGTATTTCTATCACTATCGAGTACTGTAA